The genomic region agcgatgcggctcgcaccgcatcctatacgcccaacaagtgggactgacaccacagtgcaagtagcaccgatgacagtcatctgtcagggctacgtaagtaacagactgacgtggcgtaacctccacacccgacaagcctgacacacctgcaaaggtgcagcacgtcgtcagtctgtccatcatcctcctccttcactcctcggctataaataccaaccccaaaccaggtttgaggtatctcttcacaactctctcactactactactatcatactttgcttcccaagcagattactgattctcacgccggagagtggtaacaaggagcaccccccaccccatcctccttgttacgagtcacggtttgtttccttgtgcaggagatcaacccaccggtgatccagccagcgatcctcgagaggaagggattaacccttcttgacgagatcagtgagttaaccctgcccggttaaccattgtttcatcagttacctaaataaagaagatgtttcaTTTCAATAAAATAGGGCTTATCCCTATAAACCTGTTTGTAACGAAAACTTGGGTCttatcccaatatatttattattgtaaaatgtagtgttttactctgataaaatatttcctaactacggtcctgatgaaatttctgctgccaaataatgataaacaccgatattACCATCTCTGAGTAGGCCGTGGCCGCCTGCCTCCagaggcaggggtcgggggttgcgacacttGTTGCCCGTATATtatctatctcgatgtaaattcataacaCAATAATTTACAAGGATTTAAAAACGCATTCACAGTCACAAACAACCAGTTTTGTAGCATAAATTTCCTGATAGTATTTCCCAAACTTTATTTcttttattatgctagtaaataTGGGATTTATCAATGCTGTCTCTGTCAAATTACAATGTCAAACAATACTTTGGAGATATGGGCATTAATGGTCTTTGGGTCGAAGTACACCTTGTAGTAGAAGGTTTTTGCGACCGTTAGGAACGTCTGCTTCAGATCCTGATCAAGACCATCTGGTGAGTCGCGCAATACAAGTCGCACCAGCTCTTGCATTTCGGAATCTATTATAGGGTAACTTATAGTCCCATTGTCACATGTGGTGTGGTTCTCCTGCCAGGTAGAAAGATTTATTAATCATCAAAGTGAATAATGAAAGATACTTAATTCCATTCAAATCTAGTAGAGAAAAATGTGTTGACCTTATGGATCTTAGATAATTCATGACACATGTTATTAGTGATTGATGAGAGACGTTGATATTGAGGATGAGTTATGAGCTCTTTCGATACCCATCGGCCAGCAGTCATGTTTATCGTTTGCACCATCAACTCCGCTTCTCCTGTCACCTCTACTCCATCGTGCCACCTCGTCAACCACATCTCCCACTAAGtccaaacaacaaaaaaaaacacgATTGTTAGTGTCGTTATAGCAACAACATATGGCTTGTCACAAGAGCCGTATAAGGGATATATCGAGCTTACAGCATGGTGGAGTTGTGGGTGGATGTCTTGACTATGAGCCATGAGTGCGTCCAAAGCAAGTTCATATAGATTTTTTTGTAGTGCAACCATAACCTCATACCATGGTTCATTTCTGTGTAACCAAACAAAGCAAACACTATTGAAAAACTTTGTGACCACTAAATTGACAAGAAAcggttttaaaaagaaaagaacTTACTTGAAATGTTGTTTGAAAGACGATCTGTTTCTAAATTCGTTAACAAAAGCTGTTCTGTCCTCATTTGAGAGCTGTGGCGAGTCGAAAAATGAGGAGATGGTGTCGACTAACATGGCGGTTTTTGTCCACGCAATTCGCTCAGCGGACCTTTCTGGCTCGAATATGCTGGCTGCAGCCAGGTAATATGAGACTAAGAGGCTTGTAATATTGCTAGTCCCAAACTTTTCGATACCAGAATCCACATACCATCTGCATACATAAAAATTAATTAGGTTCCATTGGTTTAAACCATTATGTACCAAAAACAGCAAACTTACCGCTGAATAGTGTTCCATTCGAGCTGATGCATGGCTAGACAGTTATTGTAGTCCAATTTAGCCATTTCAAGGTACTTTGTATTGCTCACGTAATCCATCCTGCATTAGTTAATTTTGTTTTAGTTATTTTATGATAAAAACAAATCCTATCTCATACACCACCTATCTAAAACATAGGGTGGTTTAATTCAAAAGCATTAAATAAATAGTAACCAAAAAGCATTTTTTACAGTATGATTATACAACACAAAAAAATCATTACTAACtaaaaaaaatcagttttttattaaaaggaaaaaaaattaaaatggaAAGGTCAAGCAAATTTAATGGATTATCTTTtgtttaatttctttttttttttctttttttttttttttggtgtcttcTGCTTTTCTTTGGACATTGGTGTTTGTATTGTTATCCTTTAGTAACTTGCTTAGGTGGTTCTTTTGTTGTTTGTTTTAGGGCGAATCTGTTAAGGGCTCAGGGCGTGTTTGGGATACCTCTTAATATTTTTGGCGAAATTCAAATTAACTTTGAGTATACGGTAACATTGTTTTTCTCCGTTTTATGAATGTACGGTAATTTCTTTTAGGATATCTTTAACATTTTCTTCTAGTTTCACTGCTGGTTTGTATATATTTCCTAagattaaaaatcattttttattaaaagaaaaaaattaacatCATTTTCTAgattatttaataatttaaaaagaCAATGATGGCCACTTATGTTTAGCTAAGAGACAACCAAAACAATAAATTAGCATATGGAGAATAAACTTGGTTTGATATACCACCTacttttttttgagttttttttttttttttttttttttatatacgagctgagttttcaaaataaactagAGTTTATCGTAAATTACAGCTCACTCTTTTTTATACACAACCAAAACCATTAAGGGGGTAAATGTATTATATACTAGTATAGATTTGAGAGAAAAAAtgttggcaaaaaaaaaaaacatttgtttATCATCATAATTTTCCTCTATATTTTTACCCCTAAAAACATTGGTTTCCTATTAAGTTTTATGTACAACTACACAAACTCGAATCGAGTAATACCTGTATAAGGTCTTCCCGATCCAAACATCATCCTCGCCCCCATAGTGCTCTAAGTAAAATCTAGTCTCGAGTCGAGGTAAGCTTGCATACCATGGTATGTTAAGCGCGTATCCAACCTGTTGATTTACATTCCATTGAGTTAGCATATAATTAAGTTTGTAgaaatacttgtcacaaatagTAGTTTGTGAAAATTTCTCAATAATATTTGCATACCTCGCCGGGCAAGTCTTTCGCGATGATCCATTTATCAAGTAGCTCGTTTACAGACTGTTTTTCCTTCAAATAATCATATGAAAACTTCTTggcatcttcaagaattttttcTCCGGGGTAGAGTACTTGAGAAGCCCTATACAAATTGAACATCCCGGTAACGGCTTGTGTTGACTGGCCAGCAAAGCATACAAATCTACCATCTTTCTCAAATTGTCGAAATACATCTGTCACAAAAGGCGTTTGTTAGTTTGATTCCGTCCCTAAAGATAATGTATAGTGCGTTAGTAGAAAACATAATTTCACTAACGAAAAATCCATAGGTGATTACCGACGAATTATCATTGGATCATACAAAATCCCAAGAAAAACGAAATAGTAAATATTTTACTGGCCTCGGTAATCCATTGGTGATCACCAACGAATAAAGAAATCCACAAATATAAATAGTTAATTAATTTATAATTGTCGTCATTGATCATATATATTCGTCTGTTATCTGTCGTCAGATATTGGTCAGTAAATTTCGTTGTTCATGTGTGGTCACTCATGTAAAAGTCATTTGATTTGTTGATTTGTAGTGATGTACTAAAACATTAGAACCAACCTGGAGTAACTTCATAACCATGCATTCTTAACACCCTAAATCCCATCGCGGTATCATCAATATCTTGTACACTAGAGTTTTTCGCCCAACAAATCCCATTCGTTGTCCAATACTTATAGATATATTCAACACAATCCTTGATCTCGGACTCAAAATAACGAGAAATACCAAGTCGTTGAAGCCGATCAACTACCCAAATATGCTCGAAAAGATCCACCGGGTAGACATTTGGAACTACAAAATGATCAAAACACAATAACTTTATAAAAATTGCATAATTACAAACTTTCCCTTTTCAAGAACTACAAAAGGTTGAACTCTATAAACCACTAATTAAACATACCTCCACCGTTGAATTTGGTAACAATATTTGTTAGATATTGAAGacacttttcatcttttgtattCATGAGTGCAAAAGCAGTAGATGATGGAGAAAAAAGAAATGACCCATCTTTACTTTGCAATTTTAGAAGTTTTTCCCACTCTAAATCTGGCATTCCTTCCAAACTATGAAGTAAAGTTGTGGGCACTTTGTGCACTACTTCCATAGGTATCCTTTTCGtcacaaaaaaagaaaaaaaagtgtcACAAATATGTTAACTTTCGTGTCATGGCCCATGAAAGCAACCTAATTTGTGTCTATCGCTTAAAAGAAAGCGCGTAAAAGTACTTACTTTGTGAGCTTTAGGTTTCGTTGCGCATAGATTTCTTTCAAGGCAGGAGTATCCTCCGGGACTTCGATTTTTAGCTTTCTTGCGATGTCTAAAAGCGAAGGGAGTGCTACTTCAAAACCAATCGGCATATGTTCCTCATTCTCGTCTTCAAGTTTACATATGTTTTCTTTAAGAAATTTCACCCCTGAGTGTACAACGACAAGCATTAGTGACTATTTTATGTAGAAACCATCAGTTTTCagcagtgttgtaaaaatcaCGATTAATCGGCGACTAGTACTTGCCATATTCCTGTCAAAACTTGTCTACTTAGAAAAATTACGTataaaaatatgtgtatatatgtataaaactTAAAAGTATACATTAAAAGTCCGATCCGATTAATCTCGACTAATcacgattaatcccgattaatagctagtccccacctcaccgGCCGACTAGTGCCTAACGAGTTCTACAAGCATGGTTTTTAGTGACTTATTGTCAACATAGCAACCTAAAAGGTGACATGACACCTCTTTTTATCACTATATCCTTTGTAGTGACACAACATCACCATATATAGTTTTTATGTGTGATGCATAAATAGTCAAGTGACGTACACATATAAAGATGTACATGTTAACAACATTTTGTAACGAAGATTTACCTTTTTCACATTTACTAGGATGAACGTTCCAAGAAGTTAGCGCGATTACGCAAGCCAGCGTATTAATAATCCTATCATGAGCCAAAAACAACACACTGTCCCCCCAAGACCCATCAGGCAGTTGATTGTTTGCGATCCACTCCAAACTTGATGGAAACTGCGGGGAACCACCGCCATTAACATCTTTCACTAGTGCAACCCAAGCCGTATCATAAGCCGACACACTTATCTCTCCATCATTCATTGAACCCAACATCGCTTTAATTGTCTCGATAAACTGTTTAATCTCGCCATTCGGATGCAAAATCTTTTGACATCGTGATGCATAATGTCCCAAGGTAATAATCAATGTTAGTAAATACAAAATGTATAGTAACACTTTAATTAAAAGTAAAATCAAATAGCAACCTTATTTGTGTCGAAGTGATCTCCCACGTTGTCATCGTTCCAGTTGATTAACGGCCCCCCGTTCTTGTGAAGTATATCACTGTATTCTGCACCAACCCACACAGATATTGTCTTTTTAGTATTTAATTATTGGTGTTTTTAGCATTGATTGTATTGTTTATTACCTTCGAAGGAGATTTGGTGAGATTGTGGGCCCACTTAGTTGTAAacttgttttgttgttttaaaatTGGTATTTCGAGAAAGTATTTGTATTGTTTATCACCTTCGAAGGAGATTTGGTGAGATTGTGGGCCCCCTGAGTTGTAAACTTATTTTGTTGTTTTAAAATTGGTATTTCGAGAAATATTATAGTTAGACGATTAgaaaatataattatcttttttTTAACAGGTAAACATGCACCACTAATATAGaaaatatctttttttttaattggtaTTCCCAAGTGAGCtagaaaatattttatatatGGGGCCTTCTTGAATAAACGCACACATTTGAGTAATATAGTAAATTAGTAattgtttttaattaaattaatacCTAAAATCTCATATAATAAATGACAAAATCAATTTCAATTATGAGTAATATAGTAAATTAGTAATAGTTTTTAACTAAATTAATATCTAAAATCTcataaataaatgaaaaaatcAATTATTACTCATGGGTTCTTCCAACAATTATTATCAATAGTTTTTCTTGACTTTTAGAACCAGTTTGTACTAAAATGTGTAAAAAATGTAAATTGGTTAGTGGAGTAACTATTCTTAATTAATTTCTAGAATCTCATATGATAAATGAGAAAATCAATTATTATTGGGTTCTTCCGACAATTATTATCAATAATTTTCTTTTGAACCCATTTTAATTAAAAACTACTTGGATTCTCTCGCGCTTTGCGGCGGGCTTTCAGACAGTATTGATTCGGTTCATTACAGTAGGATATCGACACAACAATCGACACATGTTTTACATTGATTAAAAACTATAAAAACGGATATTCGTACCAGAATCGGTGTTGTTCGGTCAGTACCGGCACTCGCTATAGGTTACAATACCAAAAAATACATGATATTGAATACAACTCTATGTTTAACAAATTTGATACAGTAACGTCGAGAAAACCATAAAATGAATATGGAACATGTGTCAGTGTTGTTTGTCGGTATTTATTCGGTTTGTGAAGATAAAAAACTCAACAATATTTGACATGTTCGAATAGAACTTTTATTGAATACATAACATATTTTGAATTTTATAAAGcattatatattaataaaaaacgAAAAAGGTAATTgacattattttataaaaaaaaaccacTATACCGTTGTAATACGGTACTGATACTGATGTTGTTTGAACGGTatcaataatattaaaaaaaaagaaatcatttaagttaaaatcaaaatatatttaaggttaaaagtatatataataataaactatatAGTATATAATGTTTAAAATATTATCAAAActtatatattattaaaatattaaaatcactattatGACCACTTTCCAATTCAATAAATGTGTAAAAAGCATATAATTAACGTAGTATATATAGTGCATAGAATATAATAACATTTTAATTAAAAATGTGTAAAAATCATATAATTAACGTAATATAATATAATGCATAGAATATAATAATAAGTTGTGAGAGAGATGCGATtatataactattattatataaatGTATAACTGTTTATGTGATTTTGAATTAAACAAGCTCTATGTTTCGGAGGATGAATGTATATACCTTGTGTATGCGACTTTGATACGGCTTTGCATTGGAAATTATTGTTTTTAAGTACACTTCCTGCAATACGATAGCAATAATTAGAGATTAATTAGATTCAATTACTTATAACAATAacatcaagtgattgaaatcaaAGTAGAAAGGAATAAAGTTAACAAATGATGATTATTGTATGTATTTTCTGCTTCATTTCAACAGTGGAATCCAACACATGCGCATAGGGAGATTCCACATACATTTCAGAAAGATAACGATTAtaaagttgtttttttttctctCTAGATCAAACAAGCCTGTCCATGTTTTCTTGTTTCTTCTTTATCATTTTTtaatcatatatatacatatattaataCTTTACAGAAACTCGACATTCATCTGAGTTAACAATAGGACAAAAGTAAGCGGTTTCAATCAACATTCATTTGTATtcatatgcatacatacatacaaacatatatTTGATgcaagtgagagagagagagagagagagaggattaCTGGTGGTGGACGGAGGAAGACAATGATGAGAAGTGGCTGCAAGAAAAGAGTGGTGGTGGAAGGTGGTGGCCGGAGAGATGACCCCCGTCGTCTTCATGGTGAAAGGATATATTAAAGGGATTTGTTGTTTGATAGTTTTGCGCTTGTGTCTCTACTAGAGCAGGCAATTTATAAACCTTCAATGTAAAAGGATTTGTATTCGTATAAGACAGAATCCCAGTCATAAGTGATACTATGAATGGATGAAAGGAATCATTGTTGTTATCTTATAATATAATgtaatatatgtgtgtgtatatatatatattaactagAATACTATTATAAAGAAAGGATACACTAAAAGGTGAGTTTTGCCTAAATAGAATTGTGATAATGACATGTATCACTCTTTGTAAGTAGAAAAAAAAGATATTTTTGTACTAAAACATTTTAATCTTTATAAATAAGAGTGCGAAGATGACATGTGATACCCCTTTTGTTTTCTCAAAAATACAACAAAATTATacagtacaaaaaaatatatcaCAAAAAATTAAGCACAAAAAAATTTGCCACAAataatccagcacaaaaaattcaggaaaaaaaatttaaaacaaaaaatttcaacacaaaatttagcacaaaattttagtacaaaaatccagcacaaaaaatgatatacaaaatataaatacaacacatttttttgggtttttagttattatattttatatagcaataggAGGgctggggttcggctacaaagtccatttttcctacaaagtgtacaaaatCATAAAACATCACAATTTCAGCCGTAAAACACACcccaaaacccacaaataagagagtgaagatcactaaaacacaatatccaaactcTA from Helianthus annuus cultivar XRQ/B chromosome 10, HanXRQr2.0-SUNRISE, whole genome shotgun sequence harbors:
- the LOC110884117 gene encoding ent-copalyl diphosphate synthase, chloroplastic, with the protein product MKTTGVISPATTFHHHSFLAATSHHCLPPSTTRSVLKNNNFQCKAVSKSHTQEYSDILHKNGGPLINWNDDNVGDHFDTNKILHPNGEIKQFIETIKAMLGSMNDGEISVSAYDTAWVALVKDVNGGGSPQFPSSLEWIANNQLPDGSWGDSVLFLAHDRIINTLACVIALTSWNVHPSKCEKGVKFLKENICKLEDENEEHMPIGFEVALPSLLDIARKLKIEVPEDTPALKEIYAQRNLKLTKIPMEVVHKVPTTLLHSLEGMPDLEWEKLLKLQSKDGSFLFSPSSTAFALMNTKDEKCLQYLTNIVTKFNGGVPNVYPVDLFEHIWVVDRLQRLGISRYFESEIKDCVEYIYKYWTTNGICWAKNSSVQDIDDTAMGFRVLRMHGYEVTPDVFRQFEKDGRFVCFAGQSTQAVTGMFNLYRASQVLYPGEKILEDAKKFSYDYLKEKQSVNELLDKWIIAKDLPGEVGYALNIPWYASLPRLETRFYLEHYGGEDDVWIGKTLYRMDYVSNTKYLEMAKLDYNNCLAMHQLEWNTIQRWYVDSGIEKFGTSNITSLLVSYYLAAASIFEPERSAERIAWTKTAMLVDTISSFFDSPQLSNEDRTAFVNEFRNRSSFKQHFKNEPWYEVMVALQKNLYELALDALMAHSQDIHPQLHHAWEMWLTRWHDGVEVTGEAELMVQTINMTAGRWVSKELITHPQYQRLSSITNNMCHELSKIHKENHTTCDNGTISYPIIDSEMQELVRLVLRDSPDGLDQDLKQTFLTVAKTFYYKVYFDPKTINAHISKVLFDIVI